In Solanum lycopersicum chromosome 3, SLM_r2.1, the genomic stretch CTGGTTCATAATTTATAGATACAATTGACCTAGCAACTTAATACTTgtgattataaaaataaaataaggttgTAAGTAGAATTACCAATGGAAGGGTCAAGTCCTCTGTGGTGAAGCTCTCGATATTCTTGACAGAGAGCACAGCATTCACAAAAGCAGTGGATTACCCAGTCAGGTGCCGGTGATTCCATTAGCCCGTACTGGCTCCTCAACTTTGTACGATAGGTGCATGACATTATGCAAGGCATTCCAATGAACATAAGAATCGCCCCATAGATTAAGCCGCTAGTGGTACAAGCTATagtatagacaaaaaaaaagagagacgAGGGGAGAGAGTATCCATAGTTAATAGAAGATAATTATGTAAGTAGAGAAAATTCACAAAGGAACCCCAACTGCTATGAAGTGTAAGAAtttccatttttgttttttcttatctATGTATCACTTACGAGTTTGTCCAGAGTCTACAATCTCCGCAATCTGTCCGAATGTCAGGCAGGGGAAGCATGCTGTGATGAGAGCTGAAAGTTTGCACTAGTTAGTAAATCACATTGAAACTTATCCTTTGTGTGCGCGTGCTTGAGTGCATGAGATTAAATAATTGCTTACCATTTGTGGGGTCTTCCATGCAATCAAACAATCCAGTCTTCCAAGATTCAGTTGGAAGAATGGGCTTGAAGGGGATGCCCATCATGGGAGGTGCTGGTTGCATCCCTTGTTGGTATTGTCCCATACCCATTCCTATCTGTGAACCTTGCGCTAAACTGTGCTGTGGAAAATTAGTACCTGCTTGAGGCTGAGAGCTAGCAAAAACTGGCACGTTATGATTCTGAGGCACAAATGCATGTGGTCTAGAATATAATTGGGGATCAACTTGAGGTGGTGGAAAAGCATGTACTTTATTAGGAGTTGGAGGAAAGCTATGTGGTTCATAACTGTCCTGAGCAGGAGGGAAGGCTTCTTCTTGCATAGGAGGAAAGGTGTGCGGCTCGTTGTAATCTTGAGCAGGTGGGAAGGGATGTGGCTGGGGTTGAGACTGAGGCGTAGAAAAGGCTTCTGCTTGAGGTTGAGGGTCATGAATGGGAAAGCTGTTGTGTTGGCTAGGGTGTATCGGTGACCTTAGAGTCCCTGATTTGGGCTTAGGCTGCTTCCTTGGTCTCTGAGTCTTTCCATTTTGCTGAGAAACCTGTGTGGTCACTGCCTGTacatattgttgttgttgtaccGAGTCTTCATGATTTTCGTGTGATTCACTTTGCATTGTCAGTTCTTGTGATGGTTCATCTTGACTTTCTTCTGGATAAAGATCTTCATGGAAAGACTCAATGGATGGTGGAGGTATTTCATCAATGGTTTCAGGGGCTTGATAATAGTCAAAACTTTCCACTTGAGAAGCGTAATCTTGACGAGGCTGTAGCGGGTGCTGATCATTTTGGTTTTGAACTTGAAACTGATGAATGGGTTTCGCACCTATACGCCCCATCTCTCTTCCCTCTCTTTGTTGAATAAAAGGATCTGAGTTGATACAAGACTATTAATAGacatgaaataataattatggAAATTTGGCTCCTAAACTCCCACTAGGCTCATTGTTTAATTTTGGTAAATTTGGCTGTTGAGGGACATGTTGATTCCACGTTCCTGCATAGTTGATTGATGTCAACTATAGAGATAATGGGAATATTATTACTTTAAGCAGCCTCTATTTATTAAGTTCCTAATAATATGTGAACACTCAAGTTTCCTTCTTAATAGCCAGGGGCGAAGCTACAATATCATGTGCGGGTTTAATTATAAACTCCAAATCCTGATTCTACTTCGCATATAGCTAGTCGGTGCATTAACGTGAAAATTATCATTCAATACAATGAGAAAAACGTAGAGATGTGAACAAGATATGCTATCATCAAACAATGACAACTTTGACCTGATTTACACAATACCAATAAGTGATTGCAGTTATTATGGAAATTTAGTAGTATCGTGATGATGACAACTCTAAACCAAAGACTTAGTCCACAAAGCAATGTGAGCATCTTTCTTCAAAGTCAACTAAAAGCCTAAAATATTTGTACACTTGTGAAGCAGTGAGGGACGACTTTTACTTATATAACTTTCAATATACTGATTGTACAATTCCAATGATCATCTTTGGACATTGAATACAATATGTAAAAGACTTGCACTATTAAAGAATCTTGAGTACCAAATATTGGGACTCGTCGTATAAGTGGTAAGACCCAGGATCGTATCTAAATTCGAGATCTCTAATCAAGAGCATCACATTATTTTGgtaatatttatgattatttcaAACACGATAAGATGTAATTAAGATTCAAGTATAATTATATCACCAATCTCCGGAAACTAGAAAGTTGATAAGGTATTGATTTTGCGTATTGCATTTACATTTGGGAATTTCGAATAGtgaaaaagatatatttatgttttatattatttgaaattgaacAGTTTTACCTAATATTTACTTTCAATCCAATAG encodes the following:
- the LOC101265423 gene encoding uncharacterized protein; the protein is MGRIGAKPIHQFQVQNQNDQHPLQPRQDYASQVESFDYYQAPETIDEIPPPSIESFHEDLYPEESQDEPSQELTMQSESHENHEDSVQQQQYVQAVTTQVSQQNGKTQRPRKQPKPKSGTLRSPIHPSQHNSFPIHDPQPQAEAFSTPQSQPQPHPFPPAQDYNEPHTFPPMQEEAFPPAQDSYEPHSFPPTPNKVHAFPPPQVDPQLYSRPHAFVPQNHNVPVFASSQPQAGTNFPQHSLAQGSQIGMGMGQYQQGMQPAPPMMGIPFKPILPTESWKTGLFDCMEDPTNALITACFPCLTFGQIAEIVDSGQTPCTTSGLIYGAILMFIGMPCIMSCTYRTKLRSQYGLMESPAPDWVIHCFCECCALCQEYRELHHRGLDPSIGWQGNQAQKQNMQLQQAMVPPVHQAMMG